A stretch of Streptosporangiales bacterium DNA encodes these proteins:
- a CDS encoding sodium:solute symporter family protein — translation MQTVHIIVLVLYLAVMVAIGVYFTRGSKVATGDDFMFAGRRLPNIVMIGTLLATWVGSGTIIGGANFAYTYGPFAGLIFFAGTPIGILVLFFAAAKVRALAKYTVPELLEARFGPTTRMVGALVILLAYVGIIAYQLIGGGYVISLVTPLSTGQATVALAVLVTFLAIGGGLFSVAWTDFLSAMVIVFSLVVSVPIVLAAIGSPADYLAELPETSQQLTGGLSGLQLLGFFLPLLLLILADQNMYQRLAAARDAGTARSSTVGFFLGSFLIIIPVALLAAAASVVLPNLEDADTAVLSLASEGIVPAVIGGLLLAGALAFIVTTATSFMLSVGGNLLYDFYLRFTKREVSDHSRLRLHRLAVLLVALCAYILGQFFPTVLELQIHSYTIYGVGITPAVIGMLFWRRVTTAGALASMISGAAAVLIWEFPLGKPMELNSVLIALPISVLALVVGSLLTKPDEQRQRAVEEAINEHTQPTGGSTR, via the coding sequence ATGCAGACCGTCCACATCATCGTTCTCGTGCTGTACCTCGCCGTCATGGTTGCGATCGGCGTCTACTTCACCCGAGGGAGCAAGGTCGCAACCGGCGACGACTTCATGTTCGCCGGACGCCGGCTACCCAACATCGTCATGATCGGCACCCTGCTCGCCACCTGGGTGGGCTCAGGCACGATCATCGGCGGCGCGAACTTCGCCTACACGTACGGGCCGTTCGCCGGGCTCATCTTCTTCGCCGGCACACCGATCGGCATCCTGGTGCTCTTCTTCGCCGCGGCGAAGGTACGTGCACTCGCCAAGTACACGGTGCCCGAGCTGCTCGAGGCGCGCTTCGGCCCGACCACCCGGATGGTCGGCGCATTGGTGATCCTGCTCGCGTACGTCGGGATCATCGCGTACCAGCTCATCGGCGGTGGGTACGTGATCAGCTTGGTCACGCCGCTGTCCACCGGGCAGGCGACCGTCGCGCTCGCGGTCCTCGTGACCTTCCTGGCGATCGGTGGCGGGCTGTTCAGCGTCGCGTGGACCGACTTCCTCTCCGCGATGGTGATCGTCTTCTCGCTCGTCGTCAGCGTGCCGATCGTGCTCGCGGCGATCGGTTCCCCTGCGGACTACCTGGCCGAGCTGCCGGAGACGTCGCAACAGCTCACCGGCGGCCTCAGCGGGCTGCAGCTGCTCGGCTTCTTCCTCCCGTTGCTGCTGCTGATCCTCGCCGACCAGAACATGTACCAACGCCTCGCCGCGGCACGGGACGCGGGAACGGCGCGCAGCTCGACCGTCGGGTTCTTCCTCGGCAGCTTCCTCATCATCATCCCGGTCGCCCTGCTGGCCGCTGCGGCGTCGGTGGTGCTGCCGAACCTGGAGGACGCGGACACCGCGGTGCTGTCACTGGCGTCCGAGGGCATCGTGCCCGCGGTCATCGGCGGCCTGCTCCTCGCCGGCGCGCTGGCGTTCATCGTGACCACCGCGACGTCGTTCATGCTGTCCGTCGGCGGCAACCTGCTCTACGACTTCTACCTGCGGTTTACGAAGCGCGAGGTGTCGGACCACTCCAGGCTGCGCCTGCACCGGCTCGCGGTGCTGCTCGTGGCCCTGTGCGCGTACATCCTCGGGCAGTTCTTCCCCACGGTCCTCGAGCTGCAGATCCACTCGTACACCATCTACGGCGTGGGCATCACCCCTGCGGTGATCGGGATGCTGTTCTGGCGGCGGGTGACCACGGCGGGCGCACTCGCCAGCATGATCTCCGGCGCCGCGGCCGTACTCATCTGGGAGTTCCCGCTCGGCAAGCCGATGGAGCTGAACTCCGTGCTCATCGCGCTGCCGATCTCCGTGCTCGCCCTGGTGGTCGGCAGCCTGCTCACCAAGCCCGACGAGCAGCGCCAACGCGCTGTCGAAGAAGCAATCAACGAGCACACCCAGCCAACGGGAGGAAGCACGCGATGA
- a CDS encoding amidohydrolase family protein, with translation MALVLRGGLVWDGLAGEPSALDVVLHDDGTIGEVCPAGGASVTDDDVTVELDGAYVLPGLVDSHVHLVWSGDPDPARVVDEEGEQLTVVRAVTHAQRQLAAGITTVRDLGSNWDVAVTVAKAIDRGICAGPTVIASGRTVIMTGGHDPFWGIFSDGVDAVTRAVRNQVSIGAGVIKTAATGGAYGQSEGEEIGQSELSYEELAALAAEAHRFGRKVAAHALGTEGIRNAVRAGVDTVEHGVCLTEDIVDTMRAQGTVLCPTLATYRTLAAGDGIPDYAAAKARSVVDTHRESFAMALDAGIPIIAGTDAGAPNLPHPCLVDELEVLHEYGMPVLDVLRSATSTAASALDREDRAGVVRTGAPADLVIVTADPFADPANLRRVWGVVRGGGFTRHP, from the coding sequence ATGGCTCTCGTACTCCGCGGCGGCCTGGTCTGGGACGGCCTCGCCGGCGAGCCTTCCGCACTCGACGTCGTGCTGCACGACGACGGCACCATCGGCGAGGTGTGCCCCGCCGGGGGCGCATCAGTCACCGACGACGACGTCACGGTCGAGCTCGACGGCGCCTACGTGCTACCCGGACTGGTCGACAGTCACGTGCACCTGGTCTGGTCAGGCGACCCCGACCCGGCACGCGTCGTCGACGAGGAAGGCGAGCAGCTCACCGTCGTGCGTGCGGTCACCCACGCGCAGCGGCAACTGGCCGCCGGCATCACGACCGTGCGCGACCTGGGCAGCAACTGGGACGTCGCCGTGACGGTCGCGAAGGCAATCGACCGCGGGATCTGCGCCGGGCCGACGGTCATCGCGTCCGGCCGCACGGTCATCATGACCGGCGGCCACGACCCGTTCTGGGGGATCTTCAGCGACGGCGTCGACGCCGTCACCCGCGCCGTACGCAACCAGGTCAGCATCGGCGCCGGGGTGATCAAGACGGCGGCGACCGGCGGTGCGTACGGACAGTCCGAGGGCGAGGAGATCGGCCAGAGCGAGCTCAGCTACGAGGAGCTCGCGGCGCTCGCCGCGGAGGCGCATCGCTTCGGTCGGAAGGTGGCCGCGCACGCCCTCGGCACCGAAGGCATCCGCAACGCGGTACGGGCCGGCGTGGACACCGTCGAACACGGCGTCTGTCTCACCGAGGACATCGTCGACACCATGCGCGCGCAGGGCACGGTGCTGTGCCCGACGCTCGCCACCTACCGCACGCTCGCCGCCGGCGACGGCATCCCCGATTACGCAGCGGCGAAGGCGCGCAGTGTCGTCGACACACACAGGGAGAGCTTCGCCATGGCGCTCGACGCGGGCATCCCGATCATCGCGGGCACCGACGCCGGCGCGCCGAACCTCCCCCATCCGTGCCTGGTCGACGAGCTAGAGGTGCTGCACGAGTACGGCATGCCGGTGCTCGACGTGCTGCGCTCGGCCACCTCGACCGCGGCGAGCGCGCTCGACCGGGAGGACCGTGCGGGCGTCGTACGCACGGGCGCGCCTGCCGACCTCGTCATCGTCACCGCCGACCCGTTCGCCGACCCGGCCAACCTCCGCCGGGTCTGGGGGGTCGTACGCGGAGGCGGCTTCACCCGTCACCCCTGA
- a CDS encoding SIS domain-containing protein codes for MADLAAATTTGPAATRVVDVLATQPHLASYASTAELASRAGVNVATVVRTARQLGFSGWPALRLEVRSRYLASLSARQVYAEHDAAVATPAIDAIRRDIENLETLAATIDVEALQAVAATIDAASKTVVVGSGTFAAPGLQLVHIGTTMGREMQLERHFGTHLANTVARMRPEDCLVTFSLWWLPRQVLEATEIANERGVSTCVVTDRRMSPLSELADHVVVVPSEGVSSFPSLTPAMAVVHGILAELTRLGGEDARQGVERTEAVWARMGLFDLPD; via the coding sequence ATAGCGGACCTGGCGGCCGCGACGACGACCGGTCCTGCGGCCACCCGGGTGGTCGACGTCCTCGCCACCCAGCCGCATCTCGCGTCGTACGCGTCCACCGCGGAGCTCGCTAGCCGGGCGGGCGTCAACGTCGCGACGGTCGTGCGGACGGCGAGGCAGCTGGGGTTCAGCGGTTGGCCGGCGCTGCGGCTCGAGGTACGCAGCCGCTACCTCGCCTCGCTGTCGGCCCGGCAGGTGTACGCGGAGCACGACGCCGCCGTAGCGACGCCCGCGATCGACGCGATCCGCCGCGACATCGAGAACCTGGAGACGCTGGCCGCCACCATCGACGTGGAGGCGCTGCAGGCCGTCGCCGCGACCATCGACGCGGCCAGCAAGACGGTGGTCGTCGGGTCAGGCACGTTCGCCGCACCCGGGCTGCAGCTCGTGCACATCGGCACCACCATGGGGCGCGAGATGCAGCTCGAGCGCCACTTCGGCACCCATCTCGCGAACACCGTGGCACGCATGCGGCCGGAGGACTGTCTGGTCACCTTCAGCCTGTGGTGGCTGCCCAGGCAGGTGCTCGAGGCGACGGAGATCGCCAACGAGCGGGGGGTGAGCACGTGCGTCGTCACCGACAGGCGGATGTCACCGCTGTCCGAGCTGGCCGACCACGTCGTCGTGGTGCCCAGTGAGGGCGTCAGCTCGTTCCCTTCGTTGACCCCGGCGATGGCCGTCGTGCACGGCATCCTCGCCGAGCTGACCAGGCTCGGTGGCGAGGACGCCAGGCAGGGCGTGGAACGCACCGAAGCCGTGTGGGCCCGGATGGGCCTGTTCGACCTCCCCGACTGA
- a CDS encoding amidohydrolase family protein — translation MTTDDLVLFDNASVLDTVAAELLPDRRVLVRGSDIVEVGGRDVTAPEQARTYDLRGKTLMPGLVDAHVHLIAVTADLAAQAEWSPAYVTARSAVKLRETLLRGFTTVRDVGGADYGLADAVAEDLIAGPRVLFGGKALSQTGGHADLRHRGKVEFDQHRCCPHMGVVVDGVDEVRRAARHQLRTGADHIKIMLSGGVASPTDRVDSTQFSVDEIRAAVEEAEAANRYVTGHAYTARAINRGLAAGVRCIEHGNLMDESSIELFLEHDAFYVPTLVTYHQLAAQGREYGLPEESFRKVSDVLERGLGALELADKRGVNVVFGTDLLGGMDVHQLDEFRIRADVQRPADIVRSATVTAARLLQLEDRIGQVKPGAWADLLVVDGDPLTDLRVLTAPEDRLQLVMKAGRVYADRIG, via the coding sequence ATGACGACGGACGACCTCGTACTCTTCGACAACGCATCGGTGCTCGACACGGTGGCCGCCGAGCTGCTGCCGGATCGCCGGGTGCTGGTACGTGGCTCGGACATCGTCGAGGTCGGCGGTCGCGACGTCACCGCACCCGAGCAGGCACGCACGTACGACCTGCGCGGCAAGACCCTCATGCCCGGCCTGGTCGACGCGCACGTACACCTGATCGCCGTTACCGCCGACCTGGCCGCGCAGGCGGAGTGGTCGCCGGCGTACGTCACCGCCAGGTCGGCGGTGAAGCTGCGCGAGACGCTGCTGCGTGGCTTCACCACCGTCCGCGACGTCGGCGGCGCCGACTACGGGCTCGCCGACGCGGTGGCCGAGGACCTGATCGCCGGCCCCCGGGTGCTGTTCGGCGGGAAGGCGCTCTCGCAGACCGGCGGGCACGCCGATCTGCGGCACCGCGGGAAGGTCGAGTTCGACCAGCACCGGTGCTGCCCGCACATGGGCGTCGTCGTGGACGGCGTGGACGAGGTGCGCCGGGCGGCCCGCCACCAGCTGCGCACCGGCGCCGACCACATAAAGATCATGCTCTCCGGCGGCGTCGCGTCGCCGACCGACCGGGTGGACTCCACCCAGTTCTCCGTGGACGAGATCCGCGCCGCGGTGGAGGAGGCGGAGGCGGCCAACCGCTACGTCACCGGACACGCATACACCGCGCGGGCGATCAACCGCGGGCTCGCGGCCGGGGTGCGCTGCATCGAGCACGGCAACCTGATGGACGAGAGCAGCATCGAGCTGTTCCTCGAGCACGACGCCTTCTACGTGCCGACGTTGGTCACGTACCACCAGCTCGCCGCGCAGGGCCGCGAGTACGGGCTGCCTGAGGAGAGCTTCCGCAAGGTCAGCGACGTGCTCGAACGCGGGCTCGGCGCCCTCGAGCTCGCGGACAAGCGCGGGGTGAACGTCGTGTTCGGCACCGACCTGCTCGGCGGCATGGACGTACACCAGCTGGACGAGTTCCGCATCCGCGCCGACGTGCAGCGGCCCGCGGACATCGTCCGTTCTGCGACCGTCACCGCCGCCCGGCTGCTGCAGCTGGAGGACCGCATCGGTCAGGTAAAGCCGGGCGCCTGGGCCGACCTGCTGGTCGTCGACGGCGACCCGTTGACCGACCTCAGGGTGCTCACCGCACCCGAGGACCGGCTGCAGCTGGTGATGAAGGCCGGCCGCGTCTACGCCGACCGGATCGGCTGA
- a CDS encoding TetR family transcriptional regulator — protein sequence MTADRDGGDTYPTKALELLWGDGGRRTRGPKPTLGVDEIVRVAIEVADAEGLAAVTMRRVATELGFTTMALYRHVPGKHVLAELMIDATIAGRAEDRSTDGWRTPLAEWAMDYFAGLREHPWLLQAELVGASWGRTGSRSPSAVCARWHVPACRTRT from the coding sequence ATGACGGCGGACCGCGACGGCGGCGATACGTACCCGACGAAGGCGTTGGAGCTGCTCTGGGGGGACGGCGGCCGGCGCACCCGCGGGCCGAAGCCGACGCTCGGCGTGGACGAGATCGTACGGGTGGCGATCGAGGTGGCCGACGCCGAGGGCCTGGCCGCGGTGACCATGCGGCGGGTGGCCACCGAGCTCGGCTTCACCACCATGGCGCTGTACCGGCACGTGCCTGGCAAGCACGTGCTCGCCGAGCTGATGATCGACGCGACGATCGCGGGCCGCGCCGAGGACCGCTCGACGGACGGCTGGCGCACGCCGCTGGCGGAGTGGGCGATGGACTACTTCGCCGGGCTGCGGGAGCACCCCTGGCTGCTGCAGGCCGAGCTGGTAGGCGCGTCCTGGGGCCGCACCGGGTCGCGTTCACCGAGCGCGGTCTGCGCGCGCTGGCACGTACCGGCCTGTCGTACGCGGACATGA
- a CDS encoding ATP-binding cassette domain-containing protein, giving the protein MTHTVLAEQLRKSYGSTTALDGLDLAVPAGQVYGLLGPNGAGKTTAVRILATLLRFDGGRARVAGFDVARRADEVRSRIGFTGQQTAVDETLTGRKNLDLVGRLHHLGGRAARRRAADLLDQFRLTDAAGKQLRNYSGGMRRRLDLAASLVRPPEVLFLDEPTTGLDPRSRNEVWQAVRDLVAGGTTVLLTTQYLDEADQLAGQIAVIDHDRVIAEGTPDQLKTKIGGDQVELVVADAADLPIAAAIVERVCGDPLELQPAVRRITAPAADRVGTLVRLVRALDGSTIGIEDVGLRRPTLDEVFLALIGQRAHHDDEQGAAAR; this is encoded by the coding sequence TTGACACACACCGTACTGGCGGAACAGCTGCGCAAGAGCTACGGCTCCACGACTGCGCTCGACGGGCTCGATCTCGCCGTCCCCGCCGGGCAGGTCTACGGCCTGCTCGGTCCCAACGGGGCCGGCAAGACCACGGCGGTGCGCATCCTCGCCACCCTGTTGCGCTTCGACGGCGGGCGCGCACGCGTGGCGGGGTTCGACGTAGCGCGCCGGGCGGACGAGGTACGCAGCCGGATCGGCTTCACCGGGCAGCAGACCGCGGTCGACGAGACGTTGACCGGCCGGAAGAACCTCGACCTGGTCGGCCGGCTGCACCATCTCGGCGGCCGCGCCGCCCGCCGCCGCGCCGCCGACCTGCTCGACCAGTTCCGGCTGACGGACGCGGCGGGCAAGCAGCTGAGGAACTACTCCGGTGGCATGCGGCGGCGGCTCGACCTCGCCGCCAGCCTCGTCCGCCCGCCCGAGGTGCTCTTCCTCGACGAACCGACGACCGGGCTCGACCCGCGGAGCAGGAACGAGGTGTGGCAGGCGGTGCGCGACCTGGTCGCCGGCGGCACCACCGTCCTGCTCACCACCCAGTACCTCGACGAGGCCGACCAGCTCGCCGGCCAGATCGCCGTCATCGACCACGACCGGGTGATCGCCGAAGGCACACCGGACCAGCTGAAGACGAAGATCGGCGGCGACCAGGTCGAGCTCGTCGTCGCGGACGCGGCCGACCTACCCATTGCCGCGGCGATCGTCGAGCGGGTGTGCGGTGACCCGCTCGAGCTGCAGCCCGCGGTCCGCAGGATCACCGCACCCGCGGCCGACCGGGTCGGCACGCTCGTCCGGCTCGTGCGGGCGCTGGACGGCAGCACCATCGGAATCGAGGACGTCGGGCTGCGCCGCCCGACCCTGGACGAGGTGTTCCTCGCCCTGATCGGCCAGCGCGCACACCACGACGACGAGCAGGGGGCGGCGGCCCGATGA